From the Deltaproteobacteria bacterium genome, one window contains:
- a CDS encoding cyclic nucleotide-binding domain-containing protein — MSRDFPTKTFYSNEVIFREGSRGESAYILKQGRVEISVGSGEKRVVLTVLRPVSVFGEMAVLLKDQRRTATATALDFVEAVEVDKDSFVAAVKKSPSIVSTVLGALVERLQRTTAKVSRTPDLFLGLCNMLDLLDAHGAAPLLYDRCVKAACGAFLAERTAVMETLGMLEALGLVTIDRDDAGRKVLSLKNRRDFLKQAYKLHCEMGDTPP, encoded by the coding sequence ATGAGCCGGGACTTCCCGACAAAGACATTCTACAGCAACGAGGTGATCTTCAGGGAAGGCTCCCGCGGCGAGTCGGCCTACATACTCAAGCAGGGGCGCGTGGAGATCTCGGTGGGCAGCGGTGAAAAGCGCGTGGTGCTCACGGTGCTCAGGCCGGTCTCCGTCTTCGGCGAGATGGCCGTGCTCCTCAAGGACCAGCGCCGCACCGCCACGGCAACGGCCCTCGACTTCGTCGAGGCGGTAGAGGTGGACAAGGACTCCTTCGTCGCCGCCGTGAAGAAGTCGCCGAGCATCGTCTCCACCGTCCTGGGCGCGCTCGTCGAGAGGCTCCAGCGCACGACGGCCAAGGTATCGCGCACGCCGGACCTCTTTTTGGGCCTGTGCAACATGCTCGATCTCCTCGACGCCCACGGCGCGGCTCCCCTCCTCTACGACCGGTGCGTCAAGGCGGCCTGCGGCGCCTTCCTCGCCGAGCGGACCGCCGTGATGGAGACCCTCGGAATGCTCGAGGCCCTCGGCCTCGTCACCATAGACAGAGACGACGCCGGCCGGAAGGTCCTATCCCTGAAGAACCGGCGCGACTTCCTCAAGCAGGCCTACAAGCTTCACTGCGAGATGGGCGATACACCCCCGTGA
- a CDS encoding 4'-phosphopantetheinyl transferase superfamily protein — protein sequence MRRCPALKGAAPIRLGIDIVAVGRIRRLARERAFLDRVFTDVEMERAGTAADRAVCLSRAFAVKEACMKALGTGWADGVGWKEIETTADGPAATCAQLHGRAKELAGGAEPLVSAANTDELAAAMAVLVGRRPQRGAP from the coding sequence ATAAGGAGGTGTCCCGCCTTGAAAGGCGCCGCCCCCATTCGCCTGGGCATCGACATAGTGGCCGTCGGGAGGATAAGACGCCTCGCGCGTGAGAGGGCCTTCCTCGACCGGGTCTTCACCGACGTCGAGATGGAGCGGGCCGGGACCGCCGCGGACAGGGCCGTCTGCTTGAGCCGCGCCTTCGCCGTCAAGGAGGCCTGCATGAAGGCCCTGGGCACGGGCTGGGCGGACGGGGTGGGGTGGAAGGAGATAGAGACGACCGCCGACGGCCCCGCGGCCACGTGCGCGCAGCTTCACGGCCGGGCAAAGGAGCTTGCCGGCGGGGCGGAACCGCTCGTGAGCGCCGCCAACACCGACGAGCTCGCGGCGGCCATGGCCGTTCTCGTCGGCCGGCGGCCTCAAAGAGGAGCCCCATGA